The proteins below are encoded in one region of Amycolatopsis acidiphila:
- a CDS encoding 30S ribosomal protein bS22 translates to MGSVIKKRRKRMSKKKHRKLLRRTRMQRRKQGK, encoded by the coding sequence GTGGGCTCAGTGATCAAGAAGCGCCGCAAGCGCATGTCGAAGAAGAAGCACCGCAAGCTGCTTCGCCGCACGCGGATGCAGCGTCGGAAGCAGGGCAAGTAA
- a CDS encoding redox-sensing transcriptional repressor Rex — MVARRGRRNGAEVKLDADNAPTAEMPAVTGAAPDPVRVKAIPEAAVARLAVYLRVLSAMAEQGATTVASEELSAAAGVNSAKLRKDLSYLGSYGTRGVGYEVQVLVGQIERTLGLTRQHKVAVVGIGNLGHALANYGGFPGRGFPVEALFDVDADLIGVPVGGIPVSHLEDIPAVCAERGISIGVIATPPTAAQSVCDRLVAGGVQCILNFAPVVLQVPEQIEVRKVDLAVELQILSFHVARRAEETNSSHPVGNGMVVR, encoded by the coding sequence GTGGTGGCACGGCGTGGCCGGCGGAACGGCGCCGAAGTCAAGCTCGACGCCGACAACGCACCCACCGCCGAGATGCCGGCCGTCACCGGCGCCGCCCCCGACCCGGTCCGGGTGAAAGCCATCCCCGAGGCCGCCGTCGCGCGCCTCGCCGTCTACCTGCGGGTGCTCTCCGCGATGGCCGAGCAGGGCGCGACCACCGTCGCGAGCGAGGAGCTCTCCGCCGCGGCGGGCGTCAACTCCGCCAAGCTGCGCAAGGACTTGTCGTACCTGGGCTCCTACGGCACCCGTGGTGTCGGCTACGAGGTGCAGGTGCTCGTCGGTCAGATCGAGCGCACGCTCGGGCTCACCCGGCAGCACAAGGTGGCCGTGGTGGGAATCGGCAACCTGGGCCATGCGTTGGCTAACTACGGCGGGTTCCCCGGCCGGGGGTTTCCCGTCGAAGCGCTGTTCGACGTGGACGCGGACCTGATCGGCGTGCCCGTGGGCGGGATCCCGGTGTCGCACCTGGAAGACATTCCGGCGGTGTGCGCCGAGCGCGGCATCTCCATCGGCGTGATCGCGACGCCACCGACGGCGGCGCAGTCGGTGTGCGACCGGTTGGTCGCCGGGGGTGTGCAGTGCATCCTGAACTTCGCGCCCGTGGTGCTGCAGGTGCCCGAGCAGATCGAGGTTCGCAAGGTGGATCTCGCGGTGGAGCTGCAGATCCTGTCCTTCCACGTCGCCCGGCGCGCCGAGGAAACGAATAGCTCCCACCCGGTGGGCAACGGAATGGTGGTGCGGTAA
- the proC gene encoding pyrroline-5-carboxylate reductase → MTTIAVLGAGKIGEALLGGLLQGGRGAEELLFTERHPERAAELTARYGVAGVEVDEAAKRADVLVVAVKPQDIEPVLAELAPVVGPSSLVVSLCAGLPTALYERRLPEGVPVVRVMPNTPMVVGEAMSAISPGTHATPEHVALVKDLLSAVGQVIEVPESQQDAVTALSGSGPAYFFYLVEAMIDAGILLGLPRAVAEKLIVQSAVGAAKMLAESTEHPVILREAVTSPAGTTINAIRELEKHGVRAALLDAIEAARDRSAELGR, encoded by the coding sequence ATGACCACGATTGCTGTGCTGGGTGCGGGAAAGATCGGTGAGGCGCTGCTGGGGGGCCTGCTGCAAGGCGGCCGTGGCGCGGAGGAACTGCTGTTCACCGAACGGCACCCGGAGCGCGCGGCCGAGCTGACCGCGCGGTACGGCGTCGCGGGGGTCGAGGTCGACGAGGCCGCCAAGCGGGCCGACGTGCTGGTCGTCGCGGTGAAGCCGCAGGACATCGAGCCGGTGCTCGCGGAGCTGGCCCCCGTGGTCGGCCCGTCCTCGCTGGTCGTGTCCCTGTGCGCGGGGCTGCCGACGGCGCTGTACGAGCGCCGGCTGCCCGAGGGCGTGCCCGTCGTCCGGGTGATGCCGAACACCCCGATGGTCGTCGGCGAGGCGATGAGTGCCATCTCACCCGGCACGCACGCCACCCCGGAGCACGTCGCGCTGGTCAAGGACCTGCTGTCGGCGGTGGGCCAGGTGATCGAGGTCCCCGAGTCGCAGCAGGACGCCGTCACCGCGCTGTCGGGCTCCGGGCCTGCCTACTTCTTCTACCTGGTCGAGGCCATGATCGACGCCGGGATACTGCTCGGCCTGCCGCGCGCGGTCGCGGAGAAGCTGATCGTCCAGTCGGCGGTGGGCGCCGCGAAGATGCTCGCCGAGAGCACCGAGCACCCGGTGATCCTGCGCGAGGCGGTGACCTCGCCCGCCGGCACGACCATCAACGCGATCCGCGAACTGGAGAAGCACGGCGTCCGCGCGGCCCTGCTCGACGCGATCGAGGCCGCCCGCGACCGGTCCGCCGAACTCGGCCGGTGA
- a CDS encoding DUF5667 domain-containing protein codes for MDVPGWTGRDLEVISGLRQLGDAAKPDAATRERIHTGILERLTEQERRRPGRRRRIVAEVLAAAVALAIALGGVGMLLSKDALPGDALYGIKRAGESAELGLAFGDSAKAQKHLEFAANRLDELKELGTANPRAYESTLADFQREARAGTAELTGAATQGSGQPLDQLRSWSLDQRAKLLATRSAIPQAALTQFTSSAELLSRIEARAQTLLARLNCQQITTGETDDLGAVPQSGSCEPPTDAVRGQQPLLPLPAPPRSEPAPAQQMTSSVTPIAPSTPSPTSPLPPSTGGQAPPVFSPPVLAPTSPRLPTPTVPQPPLISIPPLLPGLPGVGIG; via the coding sequence GTGGACGTACCCGGGTGGACAGGGCGCGACCTGGAAGTCATCTCCGGGCTGCGGCAACTCGGCGACGCCGCGAAACCGGACGCCGCCACCCGCGAACGCATCCACACCGGCATTCTCGAGCGGCTCACCGAGCAGGAACGGCGCAGGCCGGGCCGGCGGCGGCGGATCGTCGCCGAGGTGCTGGCGGCCGCGGTCGCACTGGCGATCGCGCTCGGCGGGGTCGGGATGCTGCTGTCCAAGGACGCGCTGCCCGGCGACGCCCTCTACGGGATCAAGCGCGCCGGCGAGTCCGCCGAGCTGGGGCTCGCGTTCGGCGACTCCGCCAAGGCCCAGAAGCACCTGGAGTTCGCGGCGAACCGGCTGGACGAGCTGAAGGAGCTCGGCACGGCTAACCCGCGCGCCTACGAGTCGACGCTGGCCGACTTCCAGCGGGAGGCGCGGGCGGGCACCGCGGAGCTGACCGGGGCCGCGACACAGGGCAGCGGCCAGCCGCTGGACCAGCTGCGGTCGTGGTCGCTCGACCAGCGCGCGAAACTGCTGGCGACCCGGTCCGCGATCCCCCAGGCGGCACTGACCCAGTTCACCTCTTCGGCGGAACTCCTGTCCCGGATCGAGGCCCGGGCGCAGACGCTGCTGGCCCGGCTCAACTGCCAGCAGATCACCACCGGCGAGACCGACGACCTCGGCGCGGTCCCGCAGTCCGGCTCCTGCGAACCGCCGACGGACGCGGTCCGGGGGCAGCAGCCGCTGCTGCCGCTGCCCGCCCCGCCCCGCAGCGAACCGGCGCCGGCACAGCAAATGACCAGTTCGGTGACCCCTATCGCACCGTCGACCCCTTCGCCGACCAGCCCGCTGCCGCCGTCGACCGGCGGCCAGGCGCCGCCCGTGTTCAGCCCGCCGGTGCTGGCTCCGACCAGCCCGCGCCTGCCCACGCCCACCGTTCCGCAGCCGCCGCTGATCTCGATTCCGCCCCTGCTCCCGGGCCTTCCCGGGGTAGGGATCGGCTGA
- a CDS encoding TIGR03621 family F420-dependent LLM class oxidoreductase yields the protein MSLLTDPSARPFRFGVGLAISDSRQDWVGKCTKAEDLGYDVLSVADHLGNPAPFSALVAAAEATTHPRLATAVLNAGFYNPTLLARDVATADQLTGGRLELGLGAGYVKSEFDEAGLPFLRAKERVDHLDRMTTRLRELFSDPGYKPRPVQPSGPPLWLAGHGNRILTMAAQKADIVGFTGFTTSRDGSSSYLDNLDAVTERVLFARGLLGERLAKVELNILVWRVLITEDRVEEARRLEPLRSLSADEMLRVPSVLIGTPKEIAEQLLEHRERLGITYVTVVERSMAAFAAVIELLK from the coding sequence ATGAGCCTGTTGACGGATCCTTCGGCCCGTCCGTTCAGATTCGGAGTCGGTCTGGCGATTTCGGATTCACGGCAGGATTGGGTGGGCAAGTGCACGAAGGCTGAGGACCTCGGCTACGACGTCCTCTCCGTAGCCGACCACCTGGGCAATCCGGCCCCGTTCTCGGCGCTGGTAGCAGCCGCCGAAGCGACCACCCATCCTCGCCTTGCTACCGCAGTGCTGAACGCTGGCTTCTACAATCCAACTCTGCTGGCCAGAGACGTCGCGACGGCGGATCAGCTGACTGGCGGCCGCCTCGAACTCGGGCTCGGTGCGGGCTACGTAAAATCGGAGTTCGATGAAGCTGGCCTGCCGTTCTTGCGAGCAAAGGAGCGAGTGGATCATCTCGATCGAATGACAACGAGATTGCGTGAGCTGTTCTCCGACCCCGGCTACAAGCCGCGTCCCGTGCAACCATCTGGACCACCGCTATGGCTCGCGGGGCACGGCAACAGAATTCTGACGATGGCTGCGCAAAAGGCTGACATCGTGGGATTTACCGGGTTCACCACCAGCCGCGACGGCAGTAGCTCCTACCTCGACAACCTCGACGCTGTCACGGAGCGAGTGTTGTTCGCCCGCGGACTCTTGGGCGAACGCCTTGCGAAAGTCGAACTGAACATCCTGGTCTGGCGAGTTCTGATTACCGAGGACAGGGTGGAAGAAGCACGTCGGCTGGAGCCGCTACGTTCCTTGTCCGCCGACGAAATGCTGCGGGTGCCCTCTGTGCTCATCGGCACTCCGAAAGAGATAGCGGAACAGTTGCTCGAGCACCGCGAGCGGCTTGGAATCACCTACGTCACCGTCGTCGAGCGCAGTATGGCCGCCTTCGCAGCGGTGATCGAGCTGCTGAAATAG
- a CDS encoding molybdopterin-dependent oxidoreductase, translating into MSTDLLSPAPADAPPRLSAAVAGLIGVLSLAAALAAGHLVAAFVGAGASPYLAVGNAAIDLTPTWLKDFAVSSFGTNDKPVLLGGMAVVMVLLAILAGLISRSRPLPGQIVIVVFGAVGIAAVYGRSDLGQLALAAPAASLLAGVFAFRLLHRAALSQGVSASRRQFLVVAVAAGVAGVVGQWVGSRKDATGSRAAVGPLTPARPAPPVPADADFAKLGTPTFITPNSDFYRIDTALVVPQVPAEDWSLRIHGMVDRELTFSYDDIRNRPLVERIVTLCCVSNPVGGPYISTARFLGVDLAELLGEAGVQQGAEQLYSTSTDGFTAGTPVSTIMEPGRGAMLAIGMNGEPLPIEHGFPARLLVPGLYGYVSATKWVTELELTTWDAKQSYWLERGWSEQGPIKTESRIDAPTGSVAAGKVRVAGIAWAQHTGIDKVEVQVDGGPWQRAVLSTEVTTDAWRMWWAEVDATPGHHTATVRATDRTGYTQTDQIADVVPDGATGWHTITFSTR; encoded by the coding sequence GTGAGCACCGACCTGCTGAGCCCAGCCCCCGCCGACGCGCCGCCGAGGCTCAGCGCGGCCGTCGCCGGTCTGATCGGCGTGCTGTCACTCGCCGCCGCGCTGGCCGCCGGGCACCTGGTCGCCGCCTTCGTCGGGGCGGGCGCTTCGCCGTACCTCGCGGTCGGCAACGCCGCGATCGACCTCACGCCGACCTGGCTCAAGGACTTCGCGGTCAGCAGCTTCGGCACGAACGACAAGCCGGTGCTGCTGGGCGGCATGGCCGTGGTGATGGTGCTGCTGGCGATCCTCGCCGGGCTGATCTCGCGGAGCCGTCCGCTGCCGGGCCAGATCGTCATCGTGGTGTTCGGCGCGGTCGGCATCGCCGCGGTCTACGGCCGTTCGGACCTGGGGCAGCTCGCGCTGGCCGCACCGGCCGCGAGCCTGCTGGCCGGGGTTTTCGCGTTCCGCCTGCTGCACCGCGCCGCGCTGTCGCAGGGCGTCTCCGCGAGCCGCCGGCAGTTCCTCGTCGTCGCGGTGGCGGCCGGGGTCGCGGGCGTGGTGGGGCAGTGGGTGGGTTCGCGCAAGGACGCGACCGGGTCCCGTGCCGCAGTCGGGCCGCTCACGCCCGCCCGGCCCGCGCCGCCGGTCCCCGCCGACGCCGACTTCGCGAAGCTGGGCACCCCGACGTTCATCACCCCGAACAGCGACTTCTACCGCATCGACACCGCGTTGGTGGTGCCGCAGGTGCCGGCCGAGGACTGGAGCCTGCGCATCCACGGCATGGTCGACCGCGAGCTGACGTTCAGCTACGACGACATCCGCAACCGGCCGCTGGTCGAACGCATCGTGACCCTGTGCTGCGTGTCGAACCCGGTTGGCGGCCCGTACATCTCCACCGCCCGGTTCCTGGGTGTCGACCTCGCCGAGCTGCTCGGCGAGGCAGGCGTCCAGCAGGGCGCCGAGCAGCTGTACTCGACCAGCACGGACGGCTTCACGGCGGGCACGCCGGTGTCGACGATCATGGAGCCGGGGCGTGGGGCGATGCTCGCCATCGGCATGAACGGCGAGCCGCTGCCGATCGAGCACGGCTTTCCCGCACGACTGCTCGTGCCGGGCCTCTACGGCTACGTGTCGGCGACGAAATGGGTCACCGAGCTGGAACTGACGACGTGGGACGCGAAGCAGTCCTACTGGCTGGAACGCGGCTGGTCCGAGCAGGGCCCGATCAAGACGGAGTCCCGCATCGACGCGCCCACCGGCAGCGTGGCCGCGGGCAAGGTCCGGGTGGCGGGTATCGCGTGGGCGCAGCACACCGGGATCGACAAGGTCGAGGTGCAGGTGGACGGCGGGCCGTGGCAGCGGGCCGTGCTCTCGACGGAGGTCACCACCGACGCCTGGCGCATGTGGTGGGCCGAGGTCGACGCCACCCCGGGCCACCACACCGCGACCGTCCGCGCGACCGACCGCACCGGCTACACCCAGACCGACCAGATCGCCGACGTCGTGCCCGACGGCGCGACCGGCTGGCACACGATCACGTTCAGTACGCGGTAA
- a CDS encoding glutaredoxin family protein — protein sequence MSREGCHACEQAEQDVERICGELGVGWTTADVDSDPEWRAEYGDRVPVILVDGVEHGYWKVEEDRLRKALVTST from the coding sequence ATGAGTCGCGAGGGTTGTCACGCCTGTGAGCAGGCCGAACAGGACGTCGAGCGGATCTGCGGCGAGCTGGGTGTCGGGTGGACGACGGCCGATGTCGACTCGGACCCCGAATGGCGCGCCGAGTACGGCGACCGGGTGCCGGTGATCCTCGTCGACGGGGTCGAGCACGGGTACTGGAAGGTCGAGGAGGACCGGCTCCGTAAGGCACTCGTAACCAGCACCTGA
- a CDS encoding lysophospholipid acyltransferase family protein gives MNPEPGASRVTTTVEAQVIPLRRTREKPTAPPRPVEAAVARPPVPPQPDPVTNALTFLRNRLTGEYEVDEFGFDRELTETLLLPPLRLLYEKWFRVTTHGIDNVPKDGGALIVCNHSGTLPLDAVMTAVAVHDEHPARRHLRMLGADLVFRTPLLSALARKSGQTLACHPDAERLLSSGELVGVWPEGFKGIGKPFSSRYKLQRFGRGGFVSAALRTGVPIVPCSIVGAEEIYPKIANLKPLARLLGLPYFPVTPLFPLLGPLGAVPLPTKWTIEFGEPIRTDALDPDEADDPMLVFSLTDQVRESIQQTLYRHLAQRESVFKG, from the coding sequence ATGAACCCGGAACCAGGAGCGTCACGAGTGACCACCACCGTAGAAGCCCAGGTCATCCCCCTCCGCCGAACGCGGGAGAAGCCCACCGCGCCGCCCCGGCCCGTCGAGGCAGCGGTGGCGCGGCCGCCCGTGCCGCCGCAGCCCGATCCGGTGACCAATGCGCTGACCTTCCTGCGTAACCGGCTCACCGGCGAGTACGAGGTGGACGAGTTCGGCTTCGACCGCGAGCTGACGGAGACACTGCTGCTGCCGCCGCTGCGCCTGCTGTACGAGAAGTGGTTCCGCGTCACCACGCACGGCATCGACAACGTGCCCAAGGACGGCGGCGCGCTGATCGTGTGCAACCACTCGGGCACCCTGCCGCTGGACGCCGTGATGACGGCGGTGGCGGTGCACGACGAGCATCCCGCGCGCCGGCACCTGCGGATGCTGGGCGCGGACCTGGTGTTCCGCACGCCGCTGCTGAGCGCGCTCGCCCGCAAGTCGGGCCAGACGCTCGCGTGCCACCCCGACGCCGAGCGGCTGCTCTCCTCGGGCGAGCTGGTCGGCGTGTGGCCGGAGGGCTTCAAGGGCATCGGGAAGCCGTTCTCGTCGCGGTACAAGCTGCAGCGCTTCGGCCGGGGCGGCTTCGTGTCGGCGGCGCTGCGGACCGGGGTGCCGATCGTGCCGTGCTCCATCGTGGGCGCGGAGGAGATCTACCCGAAGATCGCGAACCTGAAGCCGCTGGCGCGGTTGCTCGGGCTGCCGTACTTCCCGGTGACCCCGTTGTTCCCGCTGCTGGGGCCGCTGGGCGCGGTCCCGCTGCCGACGAAGTGGACCATCGAGTTCGGCGAGCCCATCCGCACGGACGCCCTCGACCCGGACGAGGCCGACGACCCGATGCTGGTGTTCAGCCTGACCGACCAGGTGCGCGAGTCGATCCAGCAGACGCTGTACCGCCACCTGGCGCAGCGGGAAAGCGTTTTCAAGGGCTAG
- a CDS encoding AMP-binding protein has product MGNIADLLAGAAARWPDAGALTDTTAGTAVTWAQLNSAVDGQVRKLAEHGVRPGDRIVLRLPTSADFAIALFATARAGAVAVPISPLAPEPELATVVEHSGARFVFSRSPGDARPEVPVLTPSAEPGEPVDAIGGDEDIAVVSYTSGTTGPSRGVMLSHRALLANLEQVGAVPGTLGHLDRVFIAIPLFHVYGLGPGLLHATSVGATVVLAERFDVVKALEVCAAQRVTVIGGVPAMYAEFARMPAHELGEGLATVRLLSSGAAPLHPKVLATIREKTGLAIFEGYGLTETAPVVTSTLVTGYAKPGSVGRPVPGVELRLVESDGLAEPVPLDPDDLDDAFVEDDAGAGLVSVRGANLFSGYWPEGAHGPDEEGWFRTGDVGYLDVDGDLHLVDRANDLIIVNGFNVFPHEVEEVIVALPEVAEVAVVGVIDERSGESVKAVVVPAPGASLSEQQVVDHCAEKLAGYKVPRTVEFAEALPHSATGKLRRTRLRS; this is encoded by the coding sequence ATGGGCAACATCGCCGATCTGCTCGCCGGGGCCGCCGCGCGGTGGCCGGATGCCGGGGCGCTCACCGACACCACCGCGGGGACGGCCGTCACCTGGGCACAGCTCAATTCTGCGGTCGACGGCCAGGTACGCAAGCTGGCGGAGCACGGAGTGCGCCCGGGTGATCGGATCGTGCTCAGGTTGCCGACCTCCGCCGACTTCGCCATCGCGCTCTTCGCGACCGCTCGCGCCGGCGCCGTCGCGGTGCCGATCTCCCCCTTGGCGCCCGAGCCCGAGCTCGCGACCGTCGTCGAGCACAGCGGCGCCCGGTTCGTCTTCAGCCGCAGCCCCGGCGACGCGCGGCCGGAGGTGCCGGTGCTCACGCCGTCGGCCGAGCCGGGGGAGCCAGTGGACGCGATCGGCGGCGACGAGGACATCGCCGTCGTGTCCTACACCTCGGGCACGACCGGCCCGTCCCGTGGCGTGATGCTGTCCCACCGGGCGCTGCTGGCGAACCTCGAGCAGGTCGGCGCCGTGCCGGGCACGCTGGGGCACCTCGACCGGGTGTTCATCGCAATCCCGCTGTTCCACGTCTACGGCCTCGGCCCCGGCCTGCTGCACGCGACGTCGGTCGGCGCGACGGTGGTGCTGGCCGAGCGCTTCGACGTGGTCAAGGCGCTGGAGGTGTGCGCGGCGCAGCGGGTCACGGTGATCGGCGGGGTGCCCGCGATGTACGCCGAGTTCGCCCGGATGCCCGCCCACGAGCTGGGCGAGGGGCTGGCCACGGTCCGGCTGCTCAGCTCGGGCGCCGCGCCGCTGCATCCCAAGGTGCTCGCGACGATCCGGGAGAAGACCGGGCTCGCGATCTTCGAGGGCTACGGGCTGACCGAGACAGCGCCGGTGGTGACCTCGACGCTGGTCACCGGCTACGCGAAGCCGGGCTCGGTCGGCCGGCCGGTGCCCGGGGTCGAGCTCCGGCTGGTCGAGTCGGACGGGCTGGCCGAGCCGGTGCCGCTGGACCCCGACGACCTCGACGACGCGTTCGTGGAGGACGACGCGGGCGCCGGGCTGGTGTCGGTGCGCGGGGCGAACCTGTTCTCCGGCTACTGGCCCGAGGGCGCCCACGGCCCGGACGAAGAGGGCTGGTTCCGCACCGGCGACGTCGGCTACCTCGACGTCGACGGCGACCTGCACCTGGTCGACCGCGCGAACGACCTGATCATCGTCAACGGCTTCAACGTCTTCCCGCATGAGGTCGAGGAGGTCATCGTCGCGCTGCCGGAGGTCGCGGAGGTCGCGGTGGTCGGCGTGATCGACGAGCGCAGCGGCGAGTCGGTCAAGGCGGTCGTCGTCCCCGCGCCCGGGGCGTCGCTGTCGGAACAGCAGGTCGTGGACCACTGCGCGGAGAAGCTGGCCGGGTACAAGGTGCCCCGCACGGTCGAGTTCGCCGAGGCCCTGCCGCATTCCGCGACCGGGAAGCTGCGGCGGACACGTTTGCGGTCGTAG
- a CDS encoding helix-turn-helix domain-containing protein, whose product MPSNKKDVPAVGQVQFLTVAEVASLMRVSKMTVYRLVHSGELPAVRVGKSFRVPEKAVHEYLEGAYFDVG is encoded by the coding sequence ATGCCGTCGAACAAGAAGGACGTGCCCGCTGTCGGGCAGGTCCAGTTCCTGACGGTCGCCGAGGTGGCCTCGCTGATGCGGGTCTCCAAGATGACCGTCTACCGCCTCGTGCACTCGGGCGAGCTGCCGGCCGTACGGGTCGGCAAGTCGTTCCGGGTGCCGGAGAAGGCTGTGCACGAATATCTGGAAGGCGCCTATTTCGACGTCGGCTAA
- a CDS encoding sigma-70 family RNA polymerase sigma factor, with protein MDPPDEQPESWDLVHAAQKGDSIAFGTLYDRYVDVVYRYVFFRLGDRELAEDITSETFLRALRRITSVSYQGRDVGAWFITIARNIVFDHVKSSRYKLEIVTDEVSESGSAPFAGQSTGEGTGPEQQAMTGATREALLKCIADLGDDQRECIVLRFIQGLSLTETAQIMKRNEGAIKALQHRAVRKLAQLLPPTWR; from the coding sequence ATGGACCCGCCGGACGAGCAGCCCGAGTCCTGGGACCTCGTGCACGCCGCGCAGAAGGGCGACAGCATCGCCTTCGGCACGCTCTACGACCGCTACGTGGACGTCGTGTACCGGTACGTGTTCTTCCGGCTCGGCGACCGGGAGCTGGCCGAGGACATCACGAGCGAGACCTTCCTGCGTGCGCTGCGCCGGATCACGTCGGTGAGCTACCAGGGCCGCGACGTCGGCGCGTGGTTCATCACCATCGCCCGCAACATCGTGTTCGACCACGTGAAGTCGAGCCGTTACAAGCTCGAGATCGTGACCGATGAGGTCTCCGAGTCCGGCTCCGCCCCGTTCGCCGGGCAGAGCACGGGCGAAGGCACCGGCCCCGAGCAGCAGGCGATGACCGGCGCCACCCGGGAGGCACTGCTCAAGTGCATCGCCGATCTGGGCGATGACCAGCGCGAATGCATCGTGCTCCGGTTCATCCAGGGCCTCTCGCTGACCGAGACCGCGCAGATCATGAAGCGCAACGAGGGCGCGATCAAGGCACTGCAGCACCGCGCCGTGCGCAAGCTGGCCCAGTTGCTCCCGCCAACCTGGCGCTGA
- a CDS encoding HAD family hydrolase yields MWRGRGKGPELERLATLAGEASADAAVAMETAQLDGVELPPPPVTPDLTAAAFFDVDNTMMMGASIFHFARGLAARKYFTTSDLAGFAWRQVKFRIGGRETSDTVKSSREQALSFVAGKTVQEMTEVGEEIYDELMADKIWSGTRALAQLHLDAGQRVWLVTATPVELAAIISRRLGLTGALGTVAEHVDGVYTGRLVGDLLHGRAKAHAVRALAAREGLNLRRCTAYSDSSNDVPMLSVVGTAVAVNPDAGLREISRARGWEIRDFRTGRKAAKIGVPSVLGAGALAGAVAAGVAYRRR; encoded by the coding sequence GTGTGGCGCGGCAGGGGCAAGGGCCCGGAACTCGAACGACTCGCCACGCTGGCCGGCGAAGCGTCGGCCGATGCCGCGGTCGCGATGGAGACCGCGCAGCTCGACGGCGTCGAGCTGCCGCCGCCGCCCGTCACCCCCGACCTGACCGCGGCCGCGTTCTTCGACGTCGACAACACCATGATGATGGGCGCGTCGATCTTCCACTTCGCCCGCGGGCTCGCCGCGCGCAAGTACTTCACCACCTCCGACCTGGCCGGGTTCGCCTGGCGCCAGGTGAAGTTCCGGATCGGCGGCCGGGAGACCTCCGACACCGTCAAGTCCAGCCGCGAGCAGGCACTGTCCTTTGTGGCCGGTAAGACCGTGCAGGAGATGACCGAGGTCGGCGAGGAGATCTACGACGAGCTGATGGCCGACAAGATCTGGTCGGGCACGCGCGCGCTCGCGCAATTGCACCTCGACGCCGGGCAGCGGGTGTGGCTCGTGACGGCGACGCCGGTCGAGCTGGCGGCGATCATCTCGCGGCGGCTGGGGCTGACGGGCGCGCTGGGTACCGTCGCCGAGCACGTCGACGGCGTGTACACCGGGCGGCTGGTCGGCGATCTGCTGCACGGCCGCGCGAAGGCGCACGCGGTGCGCGCACTCGCCGCGCGGGAAGGGCTCAACCTGCGGCGCTGCACGGCGTACTCGGACTCGTCGAACGACGTGCCGATGCTGTCGGTGGTGGGCACCGCGGTCGCGGTGAACCCGGACGCGGGCCTGCGGGAGATCTCGCGCGCCCGCGGCTGGGAGATCCGCGACTTCCGCACCGGCCGCAAGGCGGCGAAGATCGGCGTGCCCTCGGTGCTCGGCGCGGGAGCCCTGGCCGGCGCGGTCGCGGCGGGGGTGGCCTACCGGCGGCGCTAG
- a CDS encoding thioesterase family protein — MSTVEAQDPAAFEVACAVRSLGDGTLTADLRQEWSIGHHPHGGFLLSLIAKAAVAVLAEHGDPAAEPLVVSAEFLRPPAIGPVLLRTDLRKVGRRATVVAVRLEQRGRSCVEATVTAGRLPIRRPEWTDLNPMPAEPPPRAIPLGGDTAEGAFNLAKGCDVRLDPATAGYLTGRTGDPPRLRLWVRPRHGLPDPYFVLLAGDINPPVVFNLGRFGWAPTVQLTAMLRARPATGWLRVQVECRSMHESWFDSDATVIDSAGRLVCQARQLALAPAP, encoded by the coding sequence GTGAGCACGGTGGAAGCCCAGGACCCCGCGGCCTTCGAGGTGGCATGCGCGGTGCGGTCACTGGGAGACGGCACGCTGACCGCGGACCTTCGCCAAGAGTGGTCGATCGGTCACCATCCGCACGGTGGGTTCCTGTTGTCGCTCATCGCGAAGGCCGCCGTCGCCGTGCTGGCCGAGCACGGCGACCCGGCCGCGGAACCGCTGGTCGTCAGCGCGGAGTTCCTCCGCCCGCCGGCGATCGGGCCGGTGCTGCTGCGCACGGACCTGCGCAAGGTCGGCCGCCGCGCGACGGTCGTCGCCGTGCGGCTGGAGCAGCGCGGCCGCAGCTGCGTCGAGGCAACGGTGACCGCGGGCCGGCTGCCGATCCGGCGGCCGGAGTGGACCGATCTGAACCCGATGCCCGCCGAGCCGCCGCCGCGGGCGATCCCGCTCGGCGGGGACACCGCGGAGGGGGCGTTCAACCTCGCCAAGGGCTGTGACGTCCGGCTGGACCCGGCCACCGCCGGATACCTGACCGGCCGCACGGGCGATCCGCCGCGGCTCCGGTTGTGGGTCCGGCCGCGACACGGCCTGCCGGACCCGTACTTCGTGCTGCTGGCCGGGGACATCAACCCGCCGGTGGTGTTCAACCTGGGCCGGTTCGGCTGGGCGCCGACGGTGCAGCTGACCGCGATGCTGCGGGCCCGCCCGGCGACGGGCTGGCTGCGGGTGCAGGTCGAGTGCCGCTCGATGCACGAGTCGTGGTTCGACTCGGACGCGACGGTGATCGACTCGGCAGGCCGGCTGGTCTGCCAGGCCCGGCAGCTGGCGCTGGCGCCCGCGCCCTAA